In a single window of the Candidatus Cloacimonadota bacterium genome:
- a CDS encoding LytR C-terminal domain-containing protein produces MYLCITIFSSLEISKNDKVETSIEKYDISIQVLNGCGMTGLAREVRNKLIDKGLNVLSFGNADKFCFIRTVLIIRSINPQKLETIKKILPIKNIYRQIKEDSLYDFIIIVGKDYKEYFGELK; encoded by the coding sequence GTGTATTTATGCATTACCATTTTTAGTTCCCTGGAAATTTCTAAAAATGATAAAGTAGAGACCTCAATTGAAAAATACGATATTTCTATCCAAGTTTTAAATGGTTGTGGAATGACCGGATTAGCCCGTGAAGTACGGAATAAACTTATTGATAAAGGTCTTAATGTGTTATCATTTGGGAATGCTGATAAATTTTGTTTTATAAGAACTGTTCTTATTATTCGCAGTATTAATCCACAGAAATTGGAAACTATTAAAAAAATTTTACCAATTAAAAATATCTATCGCCAGATTAAAGAAGATTCATTATATGATTTTATTATAATTGTTGGTAAAGATTATAAAGAGTATTTTGGTGAGCTGAAATAG
- a CDS encoding HIT domain-containing protein: MENLYSPWRIDYILQKKSDKCILCEKPKANDDKNLLILKRGECTYIIMNLYPYNNAHLMIVPYRHISKLSELRDKELLEMSKMMQLSEKVLSKVYRPDGFNIGMNLGEVAGAGVADHIHIHIVPRWIGDTNFISTIGKIRVMPERMEDTYKKLKYEFNKEEI, encoded by the coding sequence ATGGAAAACTTATATTCTCCCTGGCGGATTGATTATATTTTGCAGAAAAAAAGTGACAAATGCATCCTTTGCGAAAAGCCAAAGGCAAATGATGACAAGAATCTTTTGATACTTAAGCGAGGCGAATGCACTTATATCATAATGAATTTATATCCTTATAACAATGCACATCTGATGATTGTTCCTTATCGGCATATATCAAAACTTTCAGAATTAAGGGACAAAGAACTTCTTGAGATGTCAAAGATGATGCAACTATCAGAGAAAGTATTAAGTAAAGTTTATCGTCCTGATGGATTCAATATAGGTATGAATTTGGGAGAAGTTGCTGGTGCTGGCGTTGCAGACCATATTCATATTCATATTGTCCCACGATGGATAGGCGATACTAATTTTATATCAACAATAGGAAAAATTAGAGTAATGCCAGAACGAATGGAAGATACTTATAAAAAATTGAAATATGAGTTTAACAAAGAAGAAATATAG
- a CDS encoding sugar phosphate nucleotidyltransferase, with product MQKETSIIILAAGKGVRMKSELPKVAFKLGGISLIERVVSTVKQLSFSKIVVVVGYKKAIVKKCLADYDNIIFADQEIQNGTGHAVMVTENYFSKYDGNIIIIPGDVPLLSLETLVELKNLHNSENASATVLTAVLDNPTDYGRIVRDNNGFVERIVEYKDANEEERKIREINSGVFCFKGRSLFSALSQIDNNNAQRELYLTDTLEILRKDGNKIAAMKVKDSMEVFGINSRKQLDYLEDYIQGKKP from the coding sequence ATGCAAAAAGAGACTTCAATAATTATTTTAGCTGCAGGAAAGGGAGTTCGCATGAAATCTGAACTTCCTAAGGTTGCATTCAAATTGGGTGGAATTTCACTTATTGAAAGAGTTGTTAGTACAGTTAAGCAACTTTCTTTTTCAAAAATTGTTGTAGTTGTCGGATATAAGAAAGCAATTGTAAAAAAGTGTCTTGCTGATTATGATAATATTATATTTGCTGACCAAGAAATTCAGAATGGTACTGGTCATGCAGTTATGGTAACTGAGAATTATTTTTCTAAATATGATGGAAATATTATAATAATTCCTGGAGATGTTCCATTGCTAAGTTTAGAAACTTTAGTAGAACTTAAAAATTTGCATAATTCTGAAAATGCTTCTGCTACTGTGTTAACGGCAGTTTTAGATAATCCTACTGACTATGGAAGAATTGTAAGAGATAATAATGGATTTGTAGAAAGAATTGTTGAATATAAAGATGCTAATGAAGAGGAAAGAAAAATTCGTGAAATCAATTCAGGAGTTTTCTGCTTTAAAGGTAGAAGTCTCTTTTCCGCTCTTTCACAGATTGACAATAATAATGCACAAAGGGAATTATATCTAACTGATACTTTAGAAATTCTAAGAAAAGATGGCAATAAGATTGCCGCAATGAAAGTTAAAGATTCAATGGAAGTTTTTGGTATTAATTCTCGCAAGCAACTTGATTATTTAGAAGATTATATTCAGGGAAAGAAGCCATAA
- the rsfS gene encoding ribosome silencing factor, protein MEKYSTKNKLDIIIQLAKEKKAEDLISLNVENVSSLTDRIIICSGDRTMHTRAIGKYIIEETKKMDMKMHHQEGIQNGTWILLDFGDVVMHIFDRSAREFYKLDELWKELAKKVEHNLSEYT, encoded by the coding sequence ATGGAAAAATATTCAACTAAGAATAAGTTAGATATAATCATTCAGTTAGCAAAAGAAAAAAAGGCAGAGGATTTAATCTCTTTGAATGTTGAAAATGTTAGTAGTTTGACAGATAGAATTATTATTTGTAGTGGGGATAGAACAATGCATACTCGTGCTATTGGAAAATATATTATTGAGGAAACCAAAAAAATGGATATGAAAATGCATCATCAGGAAGGAATACAAAACGGAACATGGATACTACTTGACTTTGGTGATGTTGTTATGCATATTTTTGATAGAAGTGCTCGGGAGTTTTATAAATTAGATGAACTTTGGAAAGAGTTGGCTAAAAAAGTTGAGCATAATTTATCTGAATACACATAG